From the Halomarina salina genome, the window TCGCCGCCCTGACGGTCCTCTCCGGTGTCGTCGCCGGCGTCGCCGTCACCGGGACGGCCGCCGCGGCCCCCTCCGACGTCTCGTCGTGTACGGTCATCGACGAACCCGGGGAGTATCGACTGACGACCGACATCACCAACGAGAGCACCTCGAGTTGTATCGAGATCGAGGCCGAGAACGTCACGTTCGACGGCGACGGTCACACCATCGACGGCGTGGACGGTGACGGGAGCGGCATCCTCTCCGGGTACGGGGAGGACGTCGTGAAGAACGTCGTCGTCCGTAACTTCGAATCCGGCCTGGTCGTCAACACTAACAACGTCGACGTTCAGGATAGCGTCTTCGCCGACAACACGGTCGGCGTCCAGGCAATCATGGGCGGCGGCGTCTTCGAGAACGTCACCGTGACGCGGAACGTCAACGGCGTCGAGTCGACCGGGGCCCTGACGTACCGCGCGAGCAGCATCGTCGACAACGAGGAGAACGGCATCGAGGGTGGGACGTACGCCGACCCGACCCTCGAGGGCAGCCTCGTCGCCGACAACGGTGAGAGCGGCATCTCGGTCACCGACGGTACCATCACCAGCGAGAACACCACCTACCGGAACAACGGTGGCTACGGCTTCACCATCGCTCTCGGGACCGTCGACTCGACCGACGACACCATCGTCGACAACGCGGCCGGTGGCGTCCACAGCAGCGGTGAGACCAGCCTCGACGGAACGACCGTCGAGGACAACGGCGGGAACGGTATCGACAGTACCCAGACCGACCTCGGCTACACCGGTCTCGACGTCACCGACAGCGTGATTCGCGGCAACGACGGCGACGGCGTGCTGGTCGGTCTCCCCTACGGAAGCGCGGAGATCCACGGCAGCGTCATCGCCGACAACGCCGATCTCGGCGTGAACAACACCGGTTCCGAAGTGGCCAACGCGACGGGTAGCTTCTGGGGCGCGAGCGACGGTCCCTCCAGCGCGGACGACGAGGACGCCCCGTTCGCGGACCCCGAGACGGGAGCCCTCGCGAACGGCAGCGGTGACGGCGTCAGCGAGAACGCCAGCCAGTCGGGCGTCTCGAACGTCCACTTCGATTCGTACCTGACCGAGAACCCGTTCGCCGACGACGGTGACGACGGGACCGACGACGGTGACGACGGCACCGATGACGGTGCAGACGACGGCCAGGACGACTCAGACGACGAATCGAACGAGTCGGACGACGGCACCAGCGGTGACGACGGTGCCAGTGACGGTGACGATTCCGAGAACGACTCGGATGACTCCGACGACGATGCTGACGACGGGCAGAACGGCGACGACGGCCAGAGCGGCCAGGACTCGCCCGCCTACCAGATCGACGTCGCGACGGGCGACGTCATCGAGCAGCTGGGTGTCGACGGCGACGACGCCGACGACGCACCCGACTTCTACGGCGAACAGGGTCGCCTCCTCCAGGCGACGACGATGACCGCCGACGGTGCGGTCACCGGCGCGTACGCGGTGCCCGACGGCGAGGTCACGAAGTCCCTGAACGGCTGTGCGGTCAGCTACGAGGCGGTGAGCTACGACGCCTCCAGCGGCGAGGTCACGCTCGACGTGAGCGTGAGCGACGACGCGAACTGCGAGGACGTGACGCTGACGCTCGCCGGGTACGAACTGCCCGGCGACGACACCACGTTCGTCCGCGAGCACGCGGACGGCCAGGAACTCGTCGACCACCGGACCGTCACGCTCGCATCCGGCGACGACACGACGGTCACCATCGACCTCGACGGCTGAGAAAGCACAGAGAACGGACGACCGACCTTTTCTTCGACGCTCGACGAGGAGCGACGCTCAGCGCGATTCGCTCAGGTCGACACAGGACTCGGGGGCCGCGCGCATCCACCGGCCGACGTCGACCGCGCCCTCCTCGGGCGTCGGGTCGTGGAACAGCAGCTGGCCGTCGTCTGTCTGGGACGCCACGATGTCGATCGGTTCGTCGTCGGCCACTCGAACGTCGGGTTCACTCGCTTCCATGACTGTTCATATGGTAGGACTGTAAGGACTTAGGAAACGACGGGCTACCCGCTCCCTACACGATGTTCACGAGCGACTACCGTCGGCTTCGGGCGTGATAACGAGGGGCTACGGTCGGGACGTCTCCAGAAGTGTGGCGAGACGCGGGTCGAACTTCGGGTCGATGCGGGGGTGGTCGCGGGTGACGGTCATCGGGCAGTCGTCGGGGGCCTGTGACTCGTCCTGGCTGAACAGGTACTGGGGCCACTCCAGGTCGCCCTCGACGCCCCAGTCGCCCAGGTCGGCGTGGGGACAGACGCCGTCGTAGGACTCCAGTCGGTCCTGGATGACGTCGCGGGCGTGCTGCCCGGCGTCGGTGTCCGCGGTGACGCCCAGGTTCTCGAACAGGGCGCGGGGCTGGAACGTGATCTCCAGGCCGACCGGGCAGTAGCGGCTCGTACGCTGGTCGTAGAACGGCGCACGGCACGTCGGGAACATCGGGACGCCGCCGAAGGAGAACTCCCACTCGCTGTCGTCGGGGTCCGTCGGGATGTCGTCGGGCCACGGGGCCGGGTCGTGGACGTGGAGGAACTGGAGGACGTGCCAGAGCGCCTCGTGGTAGTCGGCCTCCGTCCGCACGTCCGGTGAGGGCCGGAAGAACGTCACCAGCGACGCGCGGTCGGAGTGGTCCTCGTAGATCTGCAGATACTCGTACAGCGTGTCCCGCAGGCCGAGCAGGGCGTCCCGGTCGGTCATCGACGGGACGGCGGTGTACAGCGGGTCGCCCGCGCGCACCGACTCGCTGCCGAAGTGGCACGGGAACGGTGTGTCGTTTCGCTCGCCGAGCAGGCCGTCGCGGAACGTCCGCCAGTGGTCGGCCAGCCACGCGGGCGCGTCGTCGGCCTCGGCCCGCGCCGCCATCGTCGCCTGGTCCTGCAGCGCCCCCTCCCCCGGTTCGTTCATGGTCTCACTCGGGAGTCGTCGAACTTGTGACCATCGGAGCGCGCGTCGAGCGGGTCCGAGCGAGGCAGTCGACGGCGACGGGAGCGTTCGAGCGCGAACGGTGCACGACCCGAACAGCCTCGTAACTATTGACATCGTACAGACAGACGCGGCGCGTACGCGTCGCGTCAGAGGCGCGTCAGAGGCGCGTCAGAGGCGCGTCGGGGCCCGATAGCCGGGGGCCGTACCGGATTTTTCGAGAACGGCCGGGAGAATCAGAGGACGAGCAGGTTCGTCACGACGGCGACGCCGACGCCGACGAGCACGAAGCCGAGGTAGAGCAGCAGGTTGAGCCGGATGAGCGAGAGCGCGCCGCCGATGGAGTCGTCGCGGGTGACGCTCGCGCCGCTCGCGGCGGCCACCCGGCGGTGCAGTCGGACGTGGAGCGCCGCGTACACCGCGATGATCAGTGCGAACACGCCGAGGGTCGCGAGCACGAGCAGCGACTCGCGCAGGACGACGCCGGCCACGAGTGCGACGACGGCGACGACGAACACGACGTTCATGCCGAGGCTCAACTGTCGAGCCGTGGCGATGTCTGCATCGTTCGACATACTCAGACGGTCACCCAACGTTCGGCATAGCGGTTTCGGTCTCGCCCGCCTACGCCACCGGTGTGGTGGCACAGGCGAGGACCGAGAGCAGGAACGCACCTACTCCACCCGCCAGTGCGACGGCGAAGGGGACACCCGCGCTGGCCGAACTCGCGAGTGCCGTCGCCGCCACGACGAGCGGGACGGTCGTGGTCGCCGAGAGGTCGTTCGTGGGCGGGGCCGGTCGGCTCACGCCGACTACCCCTCGTCCGGTGCGACGCGCTCCTCGTCGTCACCCTCGCTGCCGCTGCCGCCGTCGCTCGGCGGGAGTGGCGTGTCCGAGGCCGACGGCATCAGCACCAGTCGACGACGTCGCAGAGGAGGTCCTCCTCGACGGTGAACCACTGCGTGGCGAGCGCGGCCCCCTCCGCTTCGGGGTCGTACACCGTCACGACGCCGTCGTCGGTCGGGTCGGGCGCGTGTGCGAGGTCCCGCTCGGCGGTCGGTTCGACCGCCGTCGTCGAGACGCCGTCAGCGCCGTCCGTGCCGTCAGTTCTCATCGTTCGCGAGGGGGCCGTCCTCGGCGTACTCGACGCAGGCACGCAGTTCGGCGGCGATGGTCTCGACGCGGTGGGAGAACTCCGCGGCGTCGTCGTCCGTGACGATGCCGCCGGTCCACAGCTCCTCGACGAGCGATTCGAGTTCGGTTTCGGTGCGATCGATGTCGTCCAGCAGGGTCGTGTCCTCTCGGCTCATGACATCCACTGCTCGTCACCCTGTCCCCATGTCGATTACAGGTACAGACGTTCGACCCCCGCTCCGGCGGAGGCTACGTGTATAGCGCTCTCCTCGGCCACGTGCAATTCTCATGGACGCGACAGTAATCCTCCGAGGATAGTCCCGCGAGACGGCTCTCGCGGCGTCTCGGTGGGGGAACACCGCGAACGCCCGACGGCGTGGTCGTCGACAAGCGTTTTCGCGTGCTGCACGTAGGAGCGGACATGCGACTCGCCGTCCGTCTCGCGCTGGCGGTCGTCGGCGTGGCCGTCCTCGCGACGTACCTCGCCGGTGCGGTGCTGGTGACCGCCCTGCTCGTCGACGTCGCTCGCGGCGTCGACCCCGCGACGTTCCTCGCCTCGTTCGCCCTCCTCACGGTCGCGCTGGGGTATCTGAGCTACCGCACCGGGACGGCCCGCGTCCTCGCGGGCATCGACGCGAGTGACCTTCCCCGCGAGCGCGCACCGCGACTGTACGCCCGCCTCGACGACCTGTGTGACCGCATGGACCTCGACGTTCCCCGGCTGATGCTGGTCCGGACGCGGACCCCGAACGCGTTCGCGCTCGGTAGCACGGTCGTCCTCGACCGCGCGCTGTTCCGTCTGCTCTCGCTCGACGAACTGACGGCCATCCTGGCCCACGAACTCGCGCACGTCGAGCGCCGCGACGGCCTCGTGAGTTCGCTCGTCTACAGCCTCGCACAGACGCTCGTCGGACTGCTGGCGCTCGCGCTGTTCCCGGTCGCGCTGGTGCTGTCGGGGGTCGCCCGGGCGACCGCGCTGGCCGCCGGACAGCCACTGGACTGGCGGACGACGCTCGCGGGCCGGGTCAGGACGCGCCTCGACAGGCTGGTCGCGGGCCTCCTCGTCGCGAGCTCCGCGCTCGTGATGGCGCGCTCGCGTCGCCGGGAACTCGCCGCGGACGACCGCGCCGCCGAGGTGACGGGCGACCCGATGGCGCTGGCGCGGGCGCTCGCCCGCATCGAGGGGCCGACGTGGCCGTTCGTCCGCGAGGAGAGTCCGATGTCACGGCTGCTCGCGACCCACCCCGACACCGACGAGCGCATCGAGCGACTGCGCGAGCGGGCGGACCGGACGGCGACGCGTATCGAGATACGGTGACCGGCGGACTCGGCGACGGCCTCACTGCTCGGTCTCCCGTGACCCCTCGTCGAACTCGTCGCCACTGGAGAAGCCACAGGAGATGATGCGGATGAGTGCCGCGGAGGCCGACTCGTCGGCGTCCTCGACGCGGTCGGGGTCGGCGGCGACGAGCATCCCGGAGGTCGGGTCGGGCGCGCCGGGCAGGAACACCATCACGTCGCCGTCGGGCGCGCGGACGCCGGTCCGGAAGCCGGTCATCCACTGGCCGGGCCAGGACTCCACCTTCACCGGTTTCCGGGTGCGCTCGTCGTTCGCGAGCAGTCGCCGCGTGGTGAACTTCGCGGCGTTGTAGACGACCCGGAGGACCGGCAGGCGGTTGGCCGTCGCGTCCATCGCGTCGTCGACGAACGGGCCGAGCGCGGTGCTCATCACTCGGCCCACGGTGATGACGACGCAGACGAACCCGATCACGACGAGGGCGACGCGGACCGGGGCGGGGTAGCCCTCGGGCACCCCGAGGGAGGCGACCCACGTGTACAGGATGGCACAGACCGCGACGACGAGCGCGACCGGCACGACGAGCGCCAGCCCCCGCACCATGTCGCGTCGCCACGATTCCATTGCCAGCGGAAGGGACGGGGACGGCAAGGGGGTTTCGGTTACCTCACTGTGTTCCGAAACGATCCGTGAAGCGGGTCGCTCGTCGGCGCTCGCTCGGATTCAGTCCGCGGTCGGCAGGCCGCTCGCGACCTCTCGCGCCTTCTCGCGGATGGCCGCCGCGTCGCCGGTGGCGAGTTCGCCGTCGTCGTACAGCACCTCGCCGTCGACCATCGTGAACCGCACGTCGTCGCCGTGAGTGGCGAACACGAGATGCGAGAGGACGTCGTGGAGCGGCGTCGCCCGCGTCAGGTCCGTGGTGAGCCCGACGACGTCGGCCTTCCAGCCCTCGCGGAGGCAGCCGACGTCGTCGAATCCTGCAGCAAGCGCGCCGTTGCGCGTCGCCATCTCGAACACCGTCCCGGCGGGCGTCGCCGTCGGGTCGAGCGCCTCGACCTTCTGGAGCAGACTGGCCTGGCGCATCTCGGTGAACGCGTCGAGCGTGTTGTTGCAGGGCGGCCCGTCGTTACCGAGCGCGACGTTGATACCCCGGTCGAGGTAGTCGACGACCGGCGCGACGCCCGAAGCGAGTTTCATGTTCGAACTCGGGCAGTAGGTGACGTGCGTTCCCGTCTCGGCGAGCACCTCGCGTTCCGACTCGCTCGTGTGGACGCAGTGAGCCAGCACGACGTCCTCGCCCGTCAGCCCCACCTCGTCGAGCCAGTGGACGTTGCGCATCCCGGTCTCGGCCTCGACGGCCGCTATCTCGTCGCGGTTCTCCGAGGCGTGGGTGTGGATGCGGACGCCGTCGTTGGCGTCGGCGATGTCGCGGACGCCGCGCAGGCACGCCTCGGTGCAGGAGACGGCGAACCGCGGCGTGAGCGCGTACTGGATGCGCCCGTCGTGCGTGTCGTGGTGGCGGTCGACGAGTCGCTTCGACTCCCGCAGCGCGGCGTCGGTGTCCTCCTCCAGCCCGTCGGGCGAGTCCTTGTCCATCAGCACCTTCCCGATGCGCCCGCGGATACCCAGCTCGCCCGCCGCCTCGAACGCCTCGTCGGCGTGGTTGACCGAGAGGTGGTCGACGACGCCCGTGACGCCGGATTCGAGACACTCCAGGTAGCCCAGTTCGGCGGCGACGCGCATCCCCTCGGCGTCGAGCGACGCCTCCATCGGCAGGACGTGCTCGAACAGCCAGTCCAGCAGTGCGGTGTCGTCGGCGATGCCCCGCCCGAGCGACTGGACGGAGTGGACGTGCGCGCCGACGAGGCCCGGTGCGAGCACGTCGAACTCGCGGCGCTCGTGGTCGGGGTAGCGGTCGCGGAGGGCCTCGCGGTCCCCCACGGCGGCGATGCGGTCGCCGTCGACGACCACCGCGCCGTCGTCCACGACGGTCGTCGCGTCGGCGACGACGGTTCCCTGTAGTAGCATTCCCTCACGGTGTGAGAGCCGCGGCCGAAATAGTCCGTCGGTTCGCTCGCGAGGGACGTCGGGAGGGTCGACGAGCGTCGAGTCGGACACTTCTGCCGGAACCGAGCCGCACGCGTAAGCACCCCGCGTCGGCAGCCCACAGGCAGAAACGTCCGAGCCTCTAGCTAGTGGTGTGGCTGACTCAACGACACAGACCGGGGAGCAGGACGCCCCCGGCGAGCGACTGACCGGTGACCAGTCCGACTCGCAGCGCGAACCCGGCCGCAACGAGTCGATGAACCAGAGCCAGCGCGAGAACCTGACCGACCTCGTCCGGTCGGGCGACCCCATCGCGCTGGCCGCCATCGCCTCGGTGGCGCTCTCGCTGTTCACGTTCTACGGCCGGAAGAACAAGCAGCAGGGCATCTTCGTGGGCCTCTGGGCACCGACGCTGCTCGCGGTAGCGAACTACGTCGACCGCCGGGCGAACGAAGACGGAAACTGAACCGCGGCCGACGACCGACCAATTTTTGCCGACAATCGCCGGACTGCGCGGCCCCAACGCCGAAGAGTGAGGCGCGCGTCGTGACCACCAGATGAGCGGGTTGTGGACGGTCCAGTCCGGCAACGAGTCGGAGAACGGGACCACGACGGACGGGGACGTCAGTCAGGTGTTCCAGCCCGACGAGGTGGGGCCGGTCGGGCGAGCGCTCCGGGAGTGGGGCGTCCCGCCGGGGTACGCCGAACCCCTCGGAGCCATCGTGACTTTCCTCGTCCTCCTGGCCCTCTTCTACGGGGCTGTCCGGGTGGTCGTCGTGCCGGTGGCCGACCGCGCGTTCGCCGCACGGGGGCTCAAACGCAACGCGCGGCGACCGCTGTTGCGACTCGTCCGTGTCGTCACGCTCGCCGTCGCGGCGGCCGTGGCGTTCGCCGTCGCCGGCTACGGCGGCCTGCTGTCCGGGTTGACGACCATCGGCGCGGCCGCGACGCTCGCCGTCGGCTTCGCGCTGAAGGACCTGCTGGCGAACTTCGTCGCCGGGGTGTTCATCTACGCCGACCGGCCGTTCCGCATCGGCGACTGGATCGAGTGGCCCGCCTCCGGCGACCTGCCGAACGCGGGCGTCGTCACGGACATCACGTTCCGCGTGACCCGCGTCCAGACGTTCGACAACGAGTTGCTGACGATTCCGAACAGCAAGCTCACCAACGACGTCGTGATGAACCCCACCGCCCGAGGGAAACTCCGGGTGAACTTCGAGTTCGGCATCGGCTACGAGGACGACATCGACCAGGCGACGCGCATCATCGTCGAGGAGGCCGAGCGCCACCCGGACGTCCTCGACCTGCCCGAGCCGATGGTGACGCTCTCGGAGAACCCGCTGGCGGACTCCTACGTCGGCCTCGTCGCGCGGTTCTGGATCGAGAACCCCAACCGCGGGAAGTACCTGCGCGTCCGCAGCGAGTTCGTCAAGGCCGTCAAGCAGCGCTTCGACGCGGCCGACATCGACATCCCGTACCCACAGCTCGACGTCTCGGGGTCCATCGAGACGCGCGGCCCGAGGCGGCGCTGACGGTTCACCGGGCGCTCACCGTCGGGAGACGGCTCGTCGTTACCGACCTGTCGCCGTCGCCATCGTTCGTTTCCCCTCGCGACGAGCGAAACGTATACGGCCCGGTCGCCGTACAGTCGGGTGATGGAGTCACGCTTCGTCGAGTTCGTCGACTCGCTCCGACAGCCCGAGTACACCGGCGAGAACCGCTGTCTGCCGTGTACCGTCGTCAACGTCGCCATCGGTGCGGTGCTGGCGCTCGCGGCCGGTCGTCGCGACCGACGCCTGGGGACCGCCGTCGCCGTCGGGTCGGCCGCCTGCATCTACCTCAGAGGGTACCTCGTACCGGGGACGCCCGAACTCACGAAGCGCTACCTCCCGCGGCGCGTGCTGCGCTGGTTCGGCAAGGACCCGCTGCCGACCGTCGACGTGGACCCCGACCGCGGGTTCGACGACCCGGCGACTCTCGAACGGACGCTGCTGGCGGTGGGTGCGCTCGAAGAGACCGCCGACGGGAGCGACCTGCGACTCACCGACGCGTTCGCCGAGCGGTGGCGGGGGGCGATGGCCGATGTCGACCGGGAGGCGGTACGGGGGCGGCTCGCGGCGGCGCTCGACTGCGACCCCGAGCAGTTCGGGGCGCGGCAGGACGGCGTCGTCCTGCGTGCCGACCACCGCGTCGTCGCGCAGTGGCCCTCCGAAGCGGCGCTCGTCGCCGACGCCGCGGCCGCCGACCTGCTGGCCGAGCGTATCGACGGATGGGGGGACTTGGCGACCGTCCAGCGGACCGTCTTCCTGAGCGGCCTGCGCCTGTTCGCCGAGGACTGCCCGGACGGCGGCGGCGTCGAGACGGACTCGGACGTGGTCGAGTCGTGCTGTTCGCAGGTGGACGTCTTTGTCGTCCGCTGTGCGGACAGCGGGGAGCGACTGCTCGAACAGCCGGTGGAGTGAGTCGGCGGCAGAGCGGTCAGCGCCACGTCGCGGGTCGAACGTGCTAGCTTCGATTCGTTACTCGACACCCCACGCGTCGTGGTCGGTCGTCGCGTCCGTCTCCGCGTCGCCATCGTACCCCTCGAACGAAGCGAACGTCTCTCCGTATCGGTGGTCGATCTCGACGTGGACAGTCCCGTCAGCTTCGAGAGCCCAACGGAGGGCGTCGCCATCTTCGATGTCGAGTTCACGTCGGATTCGCTCAGGGATGGTGACCTGCCCGCTCACGACCTCGCTTTCGGCCTCGACCCGGTCGCCGCTCATACACTCGGTACGAACGCTGTGGAGTAACACACTGACGCTCTACGCCGGGCGATACTCTCTGTTACCAAGCGTCAAAACTATCCGAACTATCCAAACCGCCCAAACCAGTTTTGCTAGCTCGTCGCGTTCAGGCGACGACGGGCCGCGAGATGATCCACAGCGAGAGCACGGTGTAGCCGACCATCACGACGACCAGCGGGAGGTGGCCGCGTCTGGCCGCTCGCTGCGACCCGTAGCGTTCGACGGCGGCGAGGTGGGCGGCGACGACGGCGAACACGTGCCCGAGGACGACGAGGACGACCTGCGACCCCCAGAACGCGGGCACCGAGAGCCAGCCCAGCGGGTCCGGTACCGCGACGCTCGCGACGGGTGCGAGCGACACCTCGATGAGCGCCGCCGTCTGGGCGACGACGGCGGGGTAGGTGTGGGCCACCTCGTACGCCGCCGCGATGGGAATCACGGT encodes:
- a CDS encoding right-handed parallel beta-helix repeat-containing protein; its protein translation is MTTKSLAVAFAALTVLSGVVAGVAVTGTAAAAPSDVSSCTVIDEPGEYRLTTDITNESTSSCIEIEAENVTFDGDGHTIDGVDGDGSGILSGYGEDVVKNVVVRNFESGLVVNTNNVDVQDSVFADNTVGVQAIMGGGVFENVTVTRNVNGVESTGALTYRASSIVDNEENGIEGGTYADPTLEGSLVADNGESGISVTDGTITSENTTYRNNGGYGFTIALGTVDSTDDTIVDNAAGGVHSSGETSLDGTTVEDNGGNGIDSTQTDLGYTGLDVTDSVIRGNDGDGVLVGLPYGSAEIHGSVIADNADLGVNNTGSEVANATGSFWGASDGPSSADDEDAPFADPETGALANGSGDGVSENASQSGVSNVHFDSYLTENPFADDGDDGTDDGDDGTDDGADDGQDDSDDESNESDDGTSGDDGASDGDDSENDSDDSDDDADDGQNGDDGQSGQDSPAYQIDVATGDVIEQLGVDGDDADDAPDFYGEQGRLLQATTMTADGAVTGAYAVPDGEVTKSLNGCAVSYEAVSYDASSGEVTLDVSVSDDANCEDVTLTLAGYELPGDDTTFVREHADGQELVDHRTVTLASGDDTTVTIDLDG
- a CDS encoding YqcI/YcgG family protein, whose protein sequence is MNEPGEGALQDQATMAARAEADDAPAWLADHWRTFRDGLLGERNDTPFPCHFGSESVRAGDPLYTAVPSMTDRDALLGLRDTLYEYLQIYEDHSDRASLVTFFRPSPDVRTEADYHEALWHVLQFLHVHDPAPWPDDIPTDPDDSEWEFSFGGVPMFPTCRAPFYDQRTSRYCPVGLEITFQPRALFENLGVTADTDAGQHARDVIQDRLESYDGVCPHADLGDWGVEGDLEWPQYLFSQDESQAPDDCPMTVTRDHPRIDPKFDPRLATLLETSRP
- a CDS encoding M48 family metallopeptidase translates to MRLAVRLALAVVGVAVLATYLAGAVLVTALLVDVARGVDPATFLASFALLTVALGYLSYRTGTARVLAGIDASDLPRERAPRLYARLDDLCDRMDLDVPRLMLVRTRTPNAFALGSTVVLDRALFRLLSLDELTAILAHELAHVERRDGLVSSLVYSLAQTLVGLLALALFPVALVLSGVARATALAAGQPLDWRTTLAGRVRTRLDRLVAGLLVASSALVMARSRRRELAADDRAAEVTGDPMALARALARIEGPTWPFVREESPMSRLLATHPDTDERIERLRERADRTATRIEIR
- a CDS encoding DUF502 domain-containing protein, with the translated sequence MESWRRDMVRGLALVVPVALVVAVCAILYTWVASLGVPEGYPAPVRVALVVIGFVCVVITVGRVMSTALGPFVDDAMDATANRLPVLRVVYNAAKFTTRRLLANDERTRKPVKVESWPGQWMTGFRTGVRAPDGDVMVFLPGAPDPTSGMLVAADPDRVEDADESASAALIRIISCGFSSGDEFDEGSRETEQ
- a CDS encoding 5'-deoxyadenosine deaminase, with translation MLLQGTVVADATTVVDDGAVVVDGDRIAAVGDREALRDRYPDHERREFDVLAPGLVGAHVHSVQSLGRGIADDTALLDWLFEHVLPMEASLDAEGMRVAAELGYLECLESGVTGVVDHLSVNHADEAFEAAGELGIRGRIGKVLMDKDSPDGLEEDTDAALRESKRLVDRHHDTHDGRIQYALTPRFAVSCTEACLRGVRDIADANDGVRIHTHASENRDEIAAVEAETGMRNVHWLDEVGLTGEDVVLAHCVHTSESEREVLAETGTHVTYCPSSNMKLASGVAPVVDYLDRGINVALGNDGPPCNNTLDAFTEMRQASLLQKVEALDPTATPAGTVFEMATRNGALAAGFDDVGCLREGWKADVVGLTTDLTRATPLHDVLSHLVFATHGDDVRFTMVDGEVLYDDGELATGDAAAIREKAREVASGLPTAD
- a CDS encoding mechanosensitive ion channel family protein, whose protein sequence is MSGLWTVQSGNESENGTTTDGDVSQVFQPDEVGPVGRALREWGVPPGYAEPLGAIVTFLVLLALFYGAVRVVVVPVADRAFAARGLKRNARRPLLRLVRVVTLAVAAAVAFAVAGYGGLLSGLTTIGAAATLAVGFALKDLLANFVAGVFIYADRPFRIGDWIEWPASGDLPNAGVVTDITFRVTRVQTFDNELLTIPNSKLTNDVVMNPTARGKLRVNFEFGIGYEDDIDQATRIIVEEAERHPDVLDLPEPMVTLSENPLADSYVGLVARFWIENPNRGKYLRVRSEFVKAVKQRFDAADIDIPYPQLDVSGSIETRGPRRR
- a CDS encoding AbrB/MazE/SpoVT family DNA-binding domain-containing protein, producing the protein MSGDRVEAESEVVSGQVTIPERIRRELDIEDGDALRWALEADGTVHVEIDHRYGETFASFEGYDGDAETDATTDHDAWGVE